The window TTCACACTTTCTGAAAGTTTGAAattgttcaaaacaaaattttagggaaaatatCAATAGGATTttagaattggagaaaataataCTAAAGTTCATCTGGAAATACAAACATGCAAGAATAACTacgaaaaaaatcctgaaataatAATGTGGTATGGCCTAGCAATGCCAAATACAAAGTGTGCAAcaactttaaataattaaaagactgGTAATCTTTGCAAAAGAATTCAGAGTTCAGAAACCTAAATATTCATGGAAGCTCAATGTAGGAATGAGGATGGTTTTGAAATcagtgtggaaaaaaaatcaatataaataagGTTGGGATAAGCAGATAGctatttgggggagaaaaatgtTGAATCCTTACCTCACTCCTTCCAcctaaataaattccaaatgaatcaaagatttaaagattaaaaaaaaaacttaaaagtcctggaaaaatacattaaatttattcttaaatgtaaAGAAGGCCTTTCTAAAGCAAGGCACAAATCCCAGAAGCCATAAAGACTGATAAGTTTaactacacaaataaataaataaaactcaggaaaatattattaaacatatGACAATGGACCAATTTTCTTAGcttacaaagagctcatacaaacTGATAAAAAACAAATCATCTAATAGAAAACAGAACATGACCACACagttcacagaaaatgaaatctaagtagccaataaacatgaaaatgtgttcCATCTCCTTCATTAAAATGCATTATAGCTTCATTAAGATGCAAAATACCATTTATTCACTTTCAgatgatcaatttttaaaaagttgagtgCCCAGTATTGGCAGGGGCCTCATAAATAATTATTCTTATACATTGTATGTGGAAGTAAAACTGGGCAAAGACTACTGGAGATCAGTTTGGCAAGAACTACTGAcctgaaaatgaaaactattctTTGACCCAGGAATTCTATTGCTAGGAATTAACCCTGTTGATTTAATCTCATCATTAGTACAAGTATGTTCACTTCAATATGGTTTAGCAATAGCAAAATATTGCAAAcacctgagtgtccatcaatgTTTAAACATTTGTAAGACATTCATATATTAGAATACCacacagtcattaaaaagaatgaggtattTCTGTATATACTGATACAGAAAGATCTTATAAGACacaagtagcaaaaaaaaaaagcaaggtacagAAGAGTGTATACAGTCTGATTCCATTAATGTAAAAACTTTAAGTATTTATCTGctggcaaataatttttttcctgaaagaataTACAAGACACGTAAAGCTGGTTACCTTTGGAGAGAGGTAttaggggcaggagggaagggaacaaGTTTTAATTCCATGCCTTTCTGtaccttctgattttttttgccATGTGCATatattacctttctttttttttttccttttaaaagaataCTTGATTAGTAAGTAATTTTCAGATATTCCTACATAGATTTGAATACTGGTagtactatttttcaaaatactgcaGGTAAGTGCCAAGTTTTGCAAACCAGAACTTCCCCTTAGATTTTCATTAAACTTTAGATTCGCCCCCTGATGCTTTAATCACAATGATTTCCAGTTAAGTATAAAGTGCCATTTTGTAATGGCAGTTTGGCTATATAACAAATTTACGATGGAATGATTAACCACTGCTACTTAAGGACCAATATTCTTATACTCCAAAGGGCATTTGataattcataaatataaatataaatgagagTATACATTCTATTTCAActctaaaaaacataaaattgcaATAAGACTTTACATGTACAATGAAAAGTAAAGTATCCATTGAATTTAGTAAAACAGCATCACATTGGAAAAAATACAGTCATTAAAATGAGATCTTACATTTTTCTGGGGACAGCgaagcagaagaaaatgagattaaaagtaaaacaaacatacaaacaaacaaaaaaaaaaaaaccactaccAAAAACAGGGTGagacaatcatttatttattggaCAGGGCAAGGTCATTTAAAGAGAGGAAACATATCCAAAAGAATGTGTTTAGCTTGGTGTTACAGGCATTGATGCTCACAACAAAGAACACTACTCAATACATCATGGAAAACAGGCCACATACAACCAGGGAGATGCTGTCATGCCACTCAAAAATAAGCCACAATGCTTAGGAAACAATCATTAGGGAGTTACAGAGCATCGTAGTCTCCAATTCGCCGATCTGCATTTTCTACGGCTGGGCCATTAGCCCAGAGCATTTGGCTAGTTCCCTGGTTATTGAGTCCTCCTATATTCTAGACAGCCTTCAACAGCACACACTTCTGAATGTCACTGATATTCATAGGCTTAACTAGCTCACATCACTATATTTCTGGAATACCTTAGTACTATCTCATAgtactataaataaaattctgaacTTAGTATTCCATTTAGCACTGCCCAAATCACCCAAATCCTATGGTACATACTTGAAAAAGACAGCAGAAATTCACtggaggaaattaaagaaaaaatgtgggAAGCTCACCTGACCAGAGGTATACAAGCTCCTGGCAAAACCAGACACGACTGAAAACTGCTATGTCAACTATTTGCCACATTATTTCATCATTCTTAGAAGGACCTTCCTGACCAGGCAGGCAAAGATTTCAATCCATTCTAGAGACTAGACAAAATATTATTAAGTAGTAACACATCATGAAGTCTTGGTTCTGATGAAAAACTATTCAGCCTAAGATTGACTGAGAAACCTGTTAGGTACCTGACCCTACCTTACACGGACTGATTTTTGACAACCACTTCCTTTCATAGCAATCACAGTTCTCAAGACGAGAAGTTCTCACTCCACATAGAACAAAACCATATTTcggaagccaatcacaaaagaccagaAACGGCAGGAATTCATTCATATTAAATgaccagaatagacaaatctatagagacagaatgtAGATTAGTGGTTCCCCTGGGCTGAGAGGCATTGGGGAGAAATGACAGTTGATTGCTaaagggtacagggtttctttctggggtgatggcaACACTCTCAAATCAACTGTGATCATGGTTGCACAATTTCATGAATATATTACAGAATCACAGAATCGTACCCTTTCAATGGGTGAATGGTATGtgaataatatctcaataaagttattataaaaacatattagggaaggaagacaggcccccaaagagaagaaaacaggaggcTCCTGCAAATCAAGTCATACCTGAGGAAATGGTAGACAAACATGATGTAAGGAACTTGTTTCTCATACACTATTTCAATTTAATTATGATCACTTTAGCTCCtgacttcatatttttaattcatttctaaatCATTTTAGGTTTTCAACAGATTTCTAACTTTGTTCTCCTTAGAGAACAGAGTCAGTGTTCCACAGACAGACTGAGTtggcaaaacaaaactaaacaatgaTAGAAACCGAAAGACAAAATGATCTTGTGCTTCGGGGCTATGTGTTACCAGGCAGAACAGAGGAGCTGAGGTTcatttctaatggaaaaaaaatgccatcGAGTATAAGGGCATCTTATGACTCTTGCCTAAAGcacatttccttttcaaatctgCATACAGTTATTCCCTTTACACCTATACAATTCGACAAAAGCAATGTTGTCATTCCTGTGCAATTCAACAAAAGCAACATTTTCGACAAAGAAATGTCAAGCTTCCTGCAGATCAAACAGCTAGACACATTTCCCTAAAACTAAAATTACTGTTCCTAAAAAAATTCTGCCCTGTACCTTCATCTTCACCTTCAGCAACATACAATGAAGACGGAAAACTCTAAGCCTGCTACAAATCAGAAGCTATTAAACAGTTTCCTAaatgactttccttttttaaaaaaattaaagatattagTTCCAAATATTTAGAACATATTTGGCCCAATTCCTTTGAAGTCGACCTTTAAGAAGAcgtttcctttatttttactaattCACTAGCTTGATATGCAATAAAATAACAGACTTTGAATAAGTTAAACTGGCTAATGACAATCAGTTTTCCTCAGTGATCACTATTCTTCTACATAGGCAGGATGATTAATTCATGAATAGTCTTTTTGGTCTATCTTCAACTATTCTTAGACTACATAATCAGTTAGGGAAATTTTttacagataaatgaaaagaatacaaGTAGCTTTACAGCAAGTTGAGTCTGTTAAGTATATTTGTTATGACAAAGGATTTCTGACACAAAAATTGCTCACTGCACACAGAACCCCAGAGAAGTGATGAAACAAGACAGCTGATGTTAAGAGGTATATGGGAGCGGGGTAGGGtaagaattcacagaaaaattaaaaactggcaAGTATCTGCTAAAGCAGAGCCACTTTTTAGGGGGCATAAGAAAAACTGATAAGTCACCATTTTGGTCTCCTTAAAGAAGTCCATTTGTTGTTAAGAACTGAAGACCATTTACTGTCGTTCATGCTGCAAAATGCAGTAGTCACACTATTTCGAAAAGGATCCTAAAAACTGTagtgcaaaagaaaagaaatctaagaaaataaataattacaaaaccattaacatttttcaaagaaatgtgtTCAAAACAGTGACTCTTACaaaaaatgtgaatttgttttaaatgaaagaattctcTCTATGAAAGATCagactcatttcacagataactTATACTGCATTAATGATTTGATTAACAGTGTACAAACAAGGGCCATAGACTTTTTCTAATTAGGTCTGAAAGATCAATATAAATACTGATGGGGGGGGAGTGTTTTGTACCCCAAACTCCAATATTCCAGCTCTGTGTCCTGTCCTAttattataatttgtaaaaatcttAACGACGCAGTGATTCAAGTTTTCGTAACTTCAATGATGTGTTAGAGGATAATGCATCTTGGTTTGAAGAATTTGTTGTATCCGAAGGCCGGAACAGTACTCGACCACGatgattaaatacataaaatgacgGGTGATTCCTTAATGTGTCAAAtgtccttgaaagaaaaaaagcatcaaTTTTAGATAAACCTTTATAAAAGCCTATTTGAAAATAAGTAGGCTTCTAATGAATTTGAATTTGCTGTGGGTTATATTTTTAACTAagtttaaaaatccataaaaatcaGACTATAATTGGTAATCATAccatatctcattttttttctcctatacaaagaaaacaagaactgGAAAAGCAACATAAAACCCTCAACAATTTTTTTATTCAGGCATTCCTTCCAGGATGCCTATGAAAATACAAACAATCACTCAACTTTAATCACTTCTATAAATCTAACACTAGCCCATGCCAAATAGTCcttaaaaaaacagtatataGATTGTACCTTTGATTATTCTCATTTGTCCCTCGCTATTCAAGGCATCTGATCATTTCACAGATCTGTCTTCCAAGaatctttcaacaaaaaattcCTTTTGGCCCTTCTGTACCCGCTGTTGTCCAAACTCATATATTTTGCTACCACCTACTAAACTCATGCATTTTGCTACCACCTACTTAATGCCAttctgttttacttctttctttcctggccCCTTGCCTGTGATTCTTGGTAGACTTTGTAAGAACACTAGTGGGTGGTGATAGTGGAgtatcctttcttctttccagtgGGATACATGTCATCTAAAAAGAGTTCACAGACACCTAAGTGTATGGTTTTTggtgttggtttgtttttaaatattaatttcctgggggaaaaagagaactCTTCTTTTGACAAAAACTCAAATCTCAAAGTCAGTCCCCCTGGAAATCCAAGCATACCCCCATATAAAACAGGAAGCGTGAGATGTGactatttaaaatgtgaattaaaaagtaatagtAAAAATGGGGTGAATTTCCTCTaacacataaatgtttattgtgaATCCTTCTAAGGAAATAGCGTGTTAAAATTTGCAGGATCAAAAAGGTGGGTAAAGTCCAGAGGTAAAATCAAACAAAGCTAAAGGATGATATTATGAAAGtgagaaatatgaaaagaaaagtaaGCCAAGCTCATGAAAATAGCTTAGAAgtataggagaaaaaaagaaagcagaataatgAAATATACTTTAGTCCAGGGACACAAAAGGGCCCAAGAGCAGAATTTATGTCACAGAATAGGTTCAAGTGATAGACGAAGCAGAAAACCCCTTATTCTTCCAAAGACTAAGCTGGGACAAGaggataaaaagaggaaaaaggaaaaaagggagggagagaaggagggggaaggaaggagaaggggaagcaaAGGGGGGAAataggggagggaaggaggggaggaaaaggaaggaaggaaaaaattcctGGGGGAATAGCTTCCTAGATATCTTTTTTCCATCCATCAGTCCATCCAATCAACCAACAAGTAATTTTAAGCAATCATAATGTAACATCTTATTCTAATGTCAGTAATCTGTCATTGACCTCCCATTTTTCGTATCATATCAAACAATGTCTTAATATTTTTACCTCATTACTCAAACTGCATactcaaaatgtaaaaacaaaatcaactttTATGTACCAGAAAACATAGATTTTAGATTATGTAAATGAAGCAAAACCCCCATGAAATTAAAAGtctatgaaaaggaaaagacttacttattttttagctCTGAAGTGGCATCCATGTCTTTAAATTCCCCTGCAATATGAACTATACCGTAACAGGTAACTGCAAAGGCCAGAAGTGTCTGAAGAACTATCTGTGAGTATAAAGATTGAGATTACTAAAcaacatacaaatataaaaatcgcaattttctctccatctctttctagCCTCTAACAGGTATTTCTCCCAGATCCTATTAAGGAGTCAATTCTCGCTTTAAATGATTTGGACTGAGACACAATAAAACCTTCTATAAGTTCTGTGGATTGGCTGTAAAAATACTTCTAGGTATTGCTGAAATAGCAAAAATAGGTACCAAACCATTTGGAACTTAGTTATCAACAATTATTAGCTTCCAAGAGCAACTAATAATGTTTCAATGTATTATTGCTAAATATCACAGAATATAAGAAGAATAGCCCTTACTCACCACCCAGCTGAAGAAATGGAACATTGCCAGTAGTTTTCAAGGCCTATATGTCCCTCTCCAATTATACTCTTCATCCTCCCTCCCAGTTAACTACTGTGTAATCagttccttgcttttctttataattttaccaGCTTTGTAGTACATCTAAACATACATTTCTTACTTTCTCCCATTTtgagcttttgtgtgtgtgtgtgcgtgtgtgtgtgtgtgtgtgtgtgagatttctCCCTATTGTAGTACGTAGTTGTAGTCTATTCATTTTCACTGTgttttgtatttcattgtatgaaaaAATCCCACAATTGACCCACTCCACTGTTGATGGCCATGTGggctgttttctgtctgtgacttTTACGTCAGGACGGTATCTTTGTGTATGTCTCCTGGCCCATGGGAGCGCAATCACTGGCATAGAGCATATACAAATTCAACTTTATCAGGTAATAGCAAACTGCTTTTGAAACAGGCTGTGTGAGCAAAAACTTGCAATGTTTGATATTAACCAACATGGGGTTACAggcatattttgttttcttgattgtgattttctgtatttttaaaattttccaatttgTAAACAGAAGTTATTTTAAAGAGGTGtaagtgagagtgtgtgtgtgcgtgcatctACCACAAAACAAAGGTGATAGGAGAATTAGTTAATAGCCACAACTACTATAACTTTAATTATAGACCATTAAAATCAAAATTAGCCACAAGCTATTACTCTGcctttctaaattaaaatctAATGTCATATGTTATACTGGTTTACATTCCTACCACCAGCACAATGCAGTCATAGGCATCATTCACAAGGATGTGGTAAGTCTGAGTTGTCATGAAAATATGTCAAGATAAGTTGTTAAGTAATAAAAAGCTAATCATACaactacacatatatacacatgataatttttttaaagaaaaactctcTATGTTTGATTAGATAAAACTATACGTACACAAATAAAGATAATGTTGCTTACGCATAGGAGAAAACTAAACTACTAATATACTTCAAAGTGTTGGGAGTAGAAGCAGAATTGTGAGCAATGGGGtcagttggtttttgtttttttaattgtaaaa is drawn from Camelus ferus isolate YT-003-E chromosome X, BCGSAC_Cfer_1.0, whole genome shotgun sequence and contains these coding sequences:
- the MMGT1 gene encoding membrane magnesium transporter 1; the encoded protein is MAPSLWKGLVGIGLFALAHAAFSAAQHRSYMRLTEKEDESLPIDIVLQTLLAFAVTCYGIVHIAGEFKDMDATSELKNKTFDTLRNHPSFYVFNHRGRVLFRPSDTTNSSNQDALSSNTSLKLRKLESLRR